The following proteins are co-located in the Pseudarthrobacter siccitolerans genome:
- the acs gene encoding acetate--CoA ligase gives MGVSTTETFDLNAGVHPDNVTFWEQQALRLHWENPWHTAHRWVPADPEAGTGPQISWFDGGRLNVAYNCVDRHVLEGRGDRVALYFEGEPGDRRSITYAELQREVSKAANALLALGIGKGDRVVIYLPVIPETIIITLAVARIGAIHSLVFGGFSAEALKFRVEDTGAKLLVTTDGQFRRGVAVPVKDNADAAVAGENAIEHVLVVNRTTPATDLATVAMTEGRDVWWHDVVGNAADVHEPEAFDAETPLFIMYTSGTTGKPKGLVHTSGGYLTQASWSFEHLFSNPDPALRDRDVHWCTADLAWVTAHTYEIYGPLSNGVTQVIFEGTPNTPHPGRHFEIIERYGVTQYYTAPTLVRSLMGWFPDGVPDTYDLSSIRVLGTVGEAVNPEAWRWLRDNVGAGTAPIVDTWWQSETGATILSPAPTDTDFKPGCAARPLPGVSTRIVDDAGNTVPPGVQGNIVVDSPGPAIARTVWGNPRRYFDSYWSQYAEHGWFLAGDGAKYDADGDIWILGRVDDTLNVSGHLLSTIEIESALVSHPDVVEAGVCPVADPKTGHAVVAFVVLKAGVSTSSTTGQTRSTSEDLRNHVAKEIGPIAKPRDVVVVPDVPKTRSGKIMRRLLTQLFEGTTLGDTTSLQNEPAIAGIQGAVRDYVKAVPAPNLNGQK, from the coding sequence ATGGGCGTGAGCACCACCGAAACCTTTGACCTGAACGCCGGGGTGCACCCGGATAACGTGACCTTCTGGGAACAGCAGGCCTTGCGGCTCCACTGGGAAAACCCGTGGCACACGGCGCACCGCTGGGTGCCCGCAGATCCTGAGGCCGGCACCGGGCCGCAGATCAGCTGGTTCGACGGCGGCCGGCTCAACGTCGCCTACAACTGCGTGGACCGCCATGTGCTTGAGGGCCGCGGTGACAGAGTGGCGCTGTATTTCGAGGGCGAACCCGGCGACCGCCGGTCCATCACCTACGCCGAACTCCAGCGCGAGGTGTCCAAGGCAGCCAACGCGCTCCTGGCCCTGGGCATCGGCAAGGGCGACCGCGTGGTCATCTATCTCCCCGTCATCCCCGAAACCATCATCATCACGCTGGCCGTGGCACGCATCGGTGCCATCCATTCCCTGGTGTTCGGCGGCTTCTCCGCCGAAGCACTGAAGTTCCGAGTGGAGGACACCGGCGCCAAGCTCCTGGTCACCACCGACGGCCAGTTCCGGCGCGGCGTGGCCGTTCCCGTGAAAGACAACGCGGACGCCGCAGTGGCTGGCGAGAACGCCATCGAGCACGTCCTGGTGGTCAACCGCACCACTCCGGCAACGGACCTGGCAACAGTCGCTATGACCGAAGGCCGCGACGTGTGGTGGCACGACGTCGTCGGGAATGCAGCGGATGTCCATGAGCCGGAGGCGTTCGACGCCGAGACTCCCCTGTTCATCATGTACACCTCAGGAACCACTGGGAAGCCCAAGGGCCTGGTCCACACCTCGGGCGGGTACCTCACCCAGGCGTCCTGGAGCTTCGAGCACCTGTTCAGCAACCCGGACCCGGCCCTGCGGGACCGCGATGTCCACTGGTGCACCGCGGACCTCGCCTGGGTCACCGCGCACACTTACGAAATCTACGGTCCGCTCTCGAACGGGGTCACCCAGGTGATCTTTGAAGGCACCCCCAACACTCCGCACCCGGGCCGGCACTTCGAAATCATCGAACGCTACGGCGTCACCCAGTACTACACCGCGCCCACGCTGGTCCGCTCCCTCATGGGCTGGTTCCCCGACGGCGTTCCGGACACCTACGACCTCTCCTCCATCCGCGTGCTCGGCACCGTTGGCGAGGCAGTGAACCCGGAGGCCTGGCGGTGGCTTCGCGATAACGTCGGCGCGGGCACCGCCCCTATTGTGGACACCTGGTGGCAGTCGGAAACGGGTGCGACCATACTTTCCCCTGCTCCGACGGACACAGACTTCAAGCCCGGCTGCGCGGCGCGCCCGCTGCCCGGCGTCAGCACCCGGATTGTGGATGACGCCGGCAACACGGTTCCCCCAGGGGTGCAGGGGAACATCGTGGTCGACTCCCCCGGTCCCGCCATCGCCCGCACGGTCTGGGGCAACCCGCGCCGCTACTTTGACTCCTATTGGAGCCAGTACGCGGAGCATGGATGGTTCCTGGCCGGGGACGGTGCCAAATACGACGCCGACGGCGACATCTGGATCCTCGGCCGGGTGGACGACACCCTCAACGTCTCCGGCCACCTGCTCTCCACCATCGAGATCGAGTCCGCGCTGGTATCGCACCCGGACGTGGTGGAGGCAGGCGTCTGCCCCGTGGCCGACCCGAAGACCGGGCACGCCGTCGTCGCATTTGTGGTCCTGAAGGCAGGGGTTTCGACAAGCTCAACCACCGGCCAGACGCGCTCAACCAGCGAGGACCTACGCAACCACGTCGCCAAGGAGATCGGCCCGATCGCCAAGCCGCGCGACGTCGTCGTGGTTCCGGATGTACCCAAGACCCGCAGCGGCAAGATCATGCGCCGGCTGCTCACCCAACTGTTCGAGGGAACCACCCTCGGCGACACTACCTCGCTCCAAAACGAGCCGGCGATCGCCGGCATCCAAGGCGCGGTGCGCGACTACGTCAAAGCCGTACCGGCACCCAATCTCAACGGACAAAAGTAA
- a CDS encoding ABC transporter permease, translating into MSTLGDPHITGNTVADERAAAAPATTADAARAGAGQAPAPAPGWSPAGVRSRNWARLPLGLIIPAVLLAAWQIASSSHLFTVVQLPPPAMVLEAAGELLERGELGTHIAISTQRVVIGFLVGALLGLVLGATVGLSKIADALLAPTIGALRAVPSLAWVPLLILWLKIGEDSKVTLIIIGAFFPVFTTVSLALRHVDRNLVEAARAFGLKGVRLLTTVQLPAVVPAVFSGLRLALAQAWLFLVAAELIASSMGLGFLLMDSQNNGRTDRLFLAIVMLAVIGKITDALLGLAEKWAVKRWA; encoded by the coding sequence ATGAGCACTCTCGGAGATCCCCACATCACCGGCAACACTGTTGCGGATGAGCGTGCTGCAGCCGCTCCCGCAACAACGGCAGACGCTGCCCGGGCGGGCGCCGGTCAGGCACCCGCTCCGGCACCGGGATGGTCTCCCGCCGGAGTCCGCTCCAGGAACTGGGCGCGTCTGCCCCTTGGCTTGATCATCCCGGCAGTCCTGCTGGCCGCCTGGCAGATCGCCTCCTCCAGCCACCTGTTCACGGTGGTGCAACTGCCGCCGCCGGCCATGGTGCTGGAGGCTGCAGGCGAGCTGCTGGAACGCGGAGAGCTCGGAACCCACATAGCCATCTCCACCCAACGGGTCGTGATCGGTTTCCTGGTCGGTGCCCTGCTGGGCCTGGTCCTCGGCGCAACCGTGGGCCTGTCCAAAATAGCGGACGCCCTGCTGGCCCCCACCATCGGGGCACTGCGGGCGGTTCCGTCCCTGGCCTGGGTGCCGCTGCTGATCCTGTGGCTGAAAATCGGTGAGGACTCCAAGGTGACCCTCATCATCATCGGCGCGTTCTTCCCCGTGTTCACCACCGTTTCGCTGGCGCTGCGCCACGTGGACCGCAACCTGGTGGAGGCGGCCCGCGCCTTCGGCCTTAAGGGCGTCCGGCTGCTGACCACGGTGCAGCTGCCCGCCGTCGTTCCCGCCGTCTTTTCCGGACTGCGGCTGGCGCTGGCCCAGGCCTGGCTGTTCCTGGTGGCGGCGGAGCTGATCGCCTCGTCCATGGGCCTGGGCTTCCTGCTGATGGATTCGCAGAACAACGGGCGCACCGACCGGCTGTTCCTGGCCATCGTGATGCTCGCCGTGATCGGAAAAATTACTGACGCCCTGCTGGGCCTGGCAGAAAAGTGGGCGGTGAAACGATGGGCGTGA
- a CDS encoding aliphatic sulfonate ABC transporter substrate-binding protein: MPYEHPISRRSLLGAAALAASAALALTGCVAGEGSSGSAAAAGSIKGGTLNIDFATYNPLSLVIKDQGWLEASLKDQGVTVNWVQSAGSNKANEALRSGAIDVGSTAGSAALLARSNGSPIKTIDIYSQPEWAALVAPAGSDITSVADLKGKSVAATKGTDPYFFLLQALEEAGLKPGDVTVQNLQHADGRTALENSSVQAWSGLDPIMAGAEQKGAKLFYRNLDFNTYGFLNATESFLKDKPELAQAVVNAYEKARAWAAANPDQTADILAKVAGLDPAVAKTVVLERSNLNVDPAPGEAQRKVLEKIGPTFVETGDVKTQQQIDDAVSSLLDDSLVKKADPSAIKDS, encoded by the coding sequence ATGCCGTACGAACACCCCATCTCCCGCCGTTCACTCCTGGGCGCGGCCGCCCTGGCCGCCTCAGCGGCCCTGGCACTGACCGGATGCGTCGCAGGCGAGGGCTCGTCCGGCAGCGCTGCTGCCGCCGGCAGCATCAAGGGCGGCACCCTGAACATCGACTTCGCCACGTATAACCCGCTCAGCCTGGTCATCAAGGACCAGGGCTGGCTGGAAGCGAGCCTCAAGGACCAGGGCGTCACCGTGAACTGGGTCCAGTCCGCCGGCTCGAACAAGGCCAATGAGGCTCTGCGCTCAGGTGCTATCGACGTCGGTTCCACCGCTGGCTCCGCTGCCCTCCTGGCCCGCTCCAACGGCTCACCCATCAAGACCATCGACATCTACTCACAGCCCGAATGGGCGGCCCTGGTGGCGCCGGCCGGCTCGGACATCACCTCCGTGGCCGACCTCAAGGGCAAGTCCGTGGCCGCCACCAAGGGCACCGATCCCTACTTCTTCCTCCTGCAGGCCCTGGAGGAGGCGGGGCTGAAGCCCGGTGACGTGACGGTGCAGAACCTGCAGCATGCCGACGGCCGCACCGCCCTGGAGAACAGTTCCGTCCAGGCCTGGTCCGGCCTGGATCCGATCATGGCCGGTGCCGAGCAGAAGGGCGCCAAACTTTTCTACCGGAACCTCGACTTCAACACCTACGGCTTCCTCAACGCCACCGAATCGTTCCTCAAGGACAAGCCGGAACTGGCCCAGGCCGTGGTGAATGCCTACGAGAAGGCCCGTGCCTGGGCTGCCGCAAACCCGGACCAGACGGCCGACATTCTGGCCAAGGTTGCAGGCCTGGACCCGGCGGTGGCCAAGACCGTGGTCCTGGAACGCAGCAACCTGAACGTTGATCCGGCACCCGGCGAGGCACAGCGCAAAGTATTGGAGAAGATCGGGCCCACCTTCGTGGAAACCGGTGACGTCAAGACGCAGCAGCAGATTGACGACGCGGTCAGCTCCCTTCTCGACGACTCGCTGGTGAAGAAGGCTGATCCGTCAGCCATCAAGGACTCCTGA
- a CDS encoding ABC transporter ATP-binding protein, with amino-acid sequence MTAVLSSRPAGAASGHPAALPVAFSGLRRTFGAGPTAHTVLRDVTFDVAAGEVLAILGPSGCGKSTLLRAAAGLDAPSAGSVVIDGTAVHGIDSRCAFAFQEPRLLPWHTLQANVAIGLPTGCSAKEGKAKVARLLELVGLDNFARHRPREVSGGMAQRASLARALARNPGVLLLDEPFGALDALTRIRMQDLLLDIHRAEPTTVLLVTHDVDEALQLADRIIVLGADGDGEGATIVRTLEVPGSRPRDRASAELAVMRGSLLETLGVDGH; translated from the coding sequence ATGACTGCAGTTCTGTCGTCCCGCCCTGCCGGGGCTGCCTCCGGCCACCCAGCCGCCCTGCCCGTCGCTTTCAGTGGCTTGCGGCGGACTTTTGGGGCCGGCCCCACTGCCCACACTGTCCTTCGCGACGTCACGTTCGACGTCGCCGCCGGGGAAGTCCTTGCCATCCTGGGCCCCTCCGGCTGCGGCAAGTCCACACTCCTGCGCGCCGCGGCGGGACTTGATGCACCCAGCGCCGGTTCCGTAGTGATCGACGGCACCGCTGTGCACGGCATTGACTCCCGCTGCGCCTTCGCGTTCCAGGAACCGCGGCTGCTGCCCTGGCACACCCTTCAGGCGAACGTGGCTATCGGCCTGCCCACCGGATGCAGTGCAAAAGAGGGCAAGGCCAAAGTGGCACGCCTGCTGGAACTTGTGGGGCTGGACAACTTCGCCAGGCACCGCCCCCGCGAAGTCTCCGGCGGCATGGCCCAGCGCGCCTCCCTGGCCAGGGCCCTCGCACGGAACCCTGGCGTCCTCCTCCTGGATGAACCTTTCGGCGCCCTGGACGCGCTGACCAGGATCAGGATGCAGGACCTCCTCCTGGACATCCACCGGGCGGAACCCACCACGGTCCTGCTGGTAACCCACGATGTGGACGAAGCCCTGCAGCTCGCGGACCGCATCATCGTGCTCGGGGCCGACGGCGACGGCGAGGGCGCCACCATCGTGCGCACTCTCGAAGTGCCGGGCAGCCGGCCCCGGGATCGCGCCTCCGCTGAACTCGCCGTTATGCGCGGCTCGCTGTTGGAAACGCTGGGCGTGGACGGGCACTGA
- a CDS encoding CoA-binding protein — translation MGHVNDPEVIERLMRNKGRWAIVGLTTNEWRAAYDTSLFIRDRLGMEIIPVNLPGDPVHGEAGYRSLGDIPPEKRPIDVVDCFVNSQKVGAVVDQAIAVGAKAMWLQLGVIDEEAAERAKAAGLDVVMNTCPAQQAWKYNL, via the coding sequence ATGGGCCACGTCAACGATCCGGAAGTCATCGAGCGCCTCATGCGAAACAAAGGGCGGTGGGCCATCGTGGGCCTCACCACCAACGAGTGGCGCGCCGCCTACGATACCTCGCTGTTTATCCGGGACCGGCTCGGTATGGAAATCATCCCCGTGAACCTCCCTGGTGACCCCGTACATGGGGAAGCGGGGTACCGGAGCCTCGGGGACATTCCTCCCGAAAAGCGACCCATCGACGTCGTGGACTGCTTTGTGAACTCGCAGAAGGTGGGGGCCGTGGTGGACCAGGCCATTGCAGTAGGCGCGAAAGCGATGTGGCTGCAACTGGGCGTCATTGACGAGGAGGCCGCGGAACGGGCCAAGGCCGCCGGGCTGGATGTCGTGATGAACACCTGCCCCGCCCAGCAGGCCTGGAAATACAACCTCTGA
- a CDS encoding isopenicillin N synthase family dioxygenase: MSHDQGAIPVLDLGKARQDDGSFSPDFIEQLRHATHHVGFFQITGYGASPGQPERLLDLIRRFFALPLEERMKLDNRLSPHFRGYTRMGTEVTRGRADAREQIDYSPEREPVRDYPDDKPYWLLQGPNLWPEESFPELKPAAMEWAELMSRVGMELLRAIAVSLKLPEDYFDEPFGGTPAWMGKLVHYVGGVVEAAGDQGVGSHADYGFVTLLLQDDIGGLEVLPPGATEWAPVEPIPGALVVNLGEMLEVATEGYLVATIHRVQAPPPGVDRYSVPFFWSPRLDAVIDPVPLPPELRAEARGISDDPANPLLASYGMNMLKGRMRAHPDVTERHYPGLLTR, translated from the coding sequence ATGTCACACGATCAGGGGGCCATTCCTGTTCTGGACCTGGGCAAGGCACGGCAGGACGACGGTTCATTCAGCCCGGACTTCATTGAACAGCTGCGCCACGCGACGCACCATGTGGGTTTCTTCCAAATCACCGGTTACGGCGCGTCCCCCGGTCAGCCGGAACGGCTGCTGGACCTTATCAGGCGGTTCTTCGCACTGCCGCTGGAGGAAAGGATGAAGCTGGACAACCGGCTTTCACCGCACTTCCGCGGCTACACGCGGATGGGCACCGAGGTGACCCGGGGACGCGCGGACGCCCGGGAGCAGATCGACTATTCGCCGGAGCGCGAGCCGGTCCGGGACTATCCGGACGACAAGCCGTACTGGTTGCTCCAAGGCCCTAATCTTTGGCCGGAGGAGTCCTTTCCGGAGCTCAAACCGGCCGCCATGGAGTGGGCGGAGCTGATGTCCCGGGTAGGAATGGAGCTGCTCCGGGCCATCGCGGTCTCTCTGAAACTGCCGGAGGACTACTTCGATGAGCCTTTCGGTGGCACTCCCGCCTGGATGGGAAAACTGGTTCACTACGTGGGCGGCGTTGTGGAGGCTGCCGGCGACCAGGGCGTGGGCTCCCATGCGGACTACGGATTCGTCACCCTCCTGCTGCAGGACGACATCGGCGGGCTGGAAGTCCTCCCGCCCGGGGCAACTGAGTGGGCGCCCGTGGAGCCGATCCCCGGTGCCCTGGTGGTGAACCTTGGCGAGATGCTCGAAGTCGCTACTGAAGGCTACCTCGTGGCCACCATCCATCGGGTCCAGGCGCCCCCTCCCGGCGTGGACCGGTATTCGGTCCCGTTCTTCTGGTCACCGCGTCTGGACGCCGTTATCGACCCCGTCCCGTTGCCGCCCGAACTGCGGGCCGAAGCGCGGGGTATCTCTGACGATCCCGCCAACCCGCTGTTGGCTTCCTACGGGATGAACATGCTCAAGGGCAGGATGCGCGCGCACCCGGACGTCACGGAACGGCACTATCCGGGGCTCCTGACGCGCTGA
- a CDS encoding MmcQ/YjbR family DNA-binding protein, which yields MDPAALRKICLSFPGAYEDYPFGPETAVFKVRANIAGGARHEAKLFALSGMNPQDWYVNLKCEPNLAVQLRAAHPEITGAWHMNKTHWNGVRLDGTLADDMIRDMVEDSYDLVVAGLTRKQQEQLGWARLAGSRGANQ from the coding sequence ATGGACCCTGCTGCATTGAGGAAAATCTGCCTCTCGTTTCCCGGCGCGTACGAGGATTATCCGTTCGGACCGGAAACCGCCGTCTTCAAGGTCCGGGCCAATATCGCCGGAGGGGCGCGGCATGAGGCCAAGCTCTTTGCTTTGTCCGGCATGAATCCCCAGGACTGGTACGTGAACCTTAAGTGCGAGCCAAACCTTGCCGTGCAGCTGCGCGCTGCCCACCCGGAGATCACCGGTGCCTGGCACATGAACAAGACGCACTGGAACGGCGTCCGCCTGGACGGGACCCTTGCGGACGACATGATCCGGGACATGGTGGAGGACTCTTACGACCTGGTGGTGGCAGGCCTGACCAGGAAACAGCAGGAGCAGCTTGGATGGGCCCGCCTGGCGGGTTCCCGGGGTGCCAACCAGTGA
- a CDS encoding DUF1990 family protein: protein MKAKRSPQGRHLDYPGIGGTEHGVAPDGYAPVLQEAQLGSGFAVYRRVAAGILSWELQRRAGLRVRTDSPRVVPGARVVSGFGVGPFRLSAPCEVVWVREPLPAGVPQSAGFGYGALQGHPARGEESFEVEINGDADVHLRIRSFSKPGNWFYSAGGLVTRAAQRHVTSRYIEGARQLAAEGLRP, encoded by the coding sequence GTGAAGGCCAAACGGTCGCCGCAGGGCAGGCACCTCGATTACCCCGGCATCGGGGGCACGGAACACGGGGTTGCTCCCGATGGATACGCCCCTGTCCTGCAAGAAGCGCAACTGGGCTCCGGCTTTGCGGTCTACCGGCGGGTGGCCGCCGGCATCCTTTCCTGGGAGCTCCAGCGGCGTGCCGGCCTACGAGTCCGGACGGATTCACCAAGGGTGGTGCCCGGGGCACGGGTGGTGAGCGGTTTCGGCGTCGGGCCTTTTCGGCTTAGTGCACCCTGCGAAGTGGTTTGGGTACGCGAACCACTGCCGGCGGGGGTCCCGCAGTCGGCAGGATTTGGTTATGGAGCCCTGCAAGGCCACCCGGCGCGGGGCGAGGAGTCCTTTGAAGTGGAGATCAACGGCGACGCCGATGTGCATTTGAGGATTCGTTCCTTCAGCAAACCCGGCAACTGGTTCTACTCGGCCGGGGGACTGGTGACCCGGGCAGCGCAGCGCCACGTTACTTCCCGGTACATTGAAGGGGCACGCCAACTCGCCGCGGAAGGACTACGCCCGTGA
- a CDS encoding putative quinol monooxygenase produces MIFIVVKFKVKPEWSERWPALVADFTQATRQEPGNLWFDWSRSLEDPNEYVLVEAFKDDAAGEHVNSAHFKQAMADMPQALAETPRIVSRQFEGDGWDRMGELAI; encoded by the coding sequence GTGATTTTTATCGTCGTCAAGTTCAAGGTCAAGCCGGAGTGGTCGGAGCGCTGGCCCGCTCTGGTGGCCGATTTCACCCAAGCCACACGGCAGGAGCCGGGCAACCTCTGGTTCGATTGGTCCCGCAGCCTTGAGGACCCGAACGAATACGTCTTGGTGGAAGCCTTCAAGGACGATGCCGCGGGCGAGCACGTCAACAGCGCGCACTTCAAGCAGGCCATGGCGGACATGCCCCAGGCCCTGGCCGAAACGCCCCGGATCGTCAGCCGCCAATTTGAGGGCGACGGCTGGGACCGGATGGGGGAGCTGGCCATCTGA
- a CDS encoding DUF503 domain-containing protein, with amino-acid sequence MWIGWIEFDILLGDVQSLKEKRSVVRPLIAEVKRRFDVSVAEVGDHDQYRRTRLGVGLVAADRAHLVEVLAAVERLVAGRPEIELLSARQRDLHSED; translated from the coding sequence ATGTGGATCGGCTGGATCGAATTCGACATCCTCCTGGGCGACGTCCAGAGCCTGAAGGAAAAGCGGTCCGTCGTCAGGCCACTGATAGCTGAAGTCAAGCGCCGTTTCGACGTCTCCGTCGCCGAGGTGGGGGATCACGACCAGTACCGGCGCACCCGGCTGGGCGTTGGCCTCGTGGCAGCAGACCGCGCGCACCTCGTGGAGGTGCTCGCCGCCGTCGAACGCCTGGTGGCCGGGCGCCCGGAAATCGAACTGCTCAGCGCGCGGCAGCGGGATCTGCACAGCGAGGATTAA
- the purL gene encoding phosphoribosylformylglycinamidine synthase subunit PurL: protein MTGISTGSITDGGGTSTAASPTAAPGAITQVKKFNIDTVEHAAKTPDTELPWAELGLKQNEFDEIVKVLGRRPSGAELAMYSVMWSEHCSYKSSKNHLRQFGEKVTPEMKKDMLVGIGENAGVTNLGDGWAVTFKIESHNSPSFVEPYQGAATGIGGIVRDIISMGARPVAVMDPLRFGAIDHPDTARVMHGAVAGIGGYGNSLGLPNIGGEMVFDSVYQGNPLVNALAVGVMRHEDIRLANASGKGNKVVLFGARTGGDGIGGASVLASESFDDTKPSKRPAVQVGDPFAEKVLIECCLELFKGSLVEGIQDLGAAGISCATSELASNGDGGMQVELTSVLLRDPTLTPGEILMSESQERMMAVVTPENVAAFEAVMDKWAVEYAWLGEVTDTGRLIITWEGEVIVDVDPRTVAHDGPVYDRPFARPEWQDAVQADTFTGSVQDAGRPSAPAELAKAVTELVASPNMCSKSWITNQYDRYVGGNTSMAMPDDAGVVRVDEETGLGVALATDANGRYTYLDPYHGAQLALAEAYRNVATSGAVPMAVSDCLNFGSPEDPDVMWQLAEAIRGLSDACMVLGIPVTGGNVSLYNQTGTTPIHPSPVVAVLGKLDDVARRTPSGWREDGQAIYLLGTTAAELDGSEWANMRGHLGGLPPKVDLDAERALGEILINASRDGMIDSAHDLSEGGLAAALVESSLRYGVGARIALQDVLDRDGVDLFTALFAESQGRAVVGVPRSEEVRFTDMCTARGFVHTRIGVVDAASGTLDINGVQSLSLDALREAHEGTLPKYFG, encoded by the coding sequence ATGACCGGGATCTCGACAGGCTCGATCACCGACGGCGGAGGCACGTCTACTGCCGCCTCGCCCACCGCTGCCCCGGGTGCCATCACCCAGGTCAAGAAATTCAATATCGACACCGTTGAGCATGCGGCGAAGACTCCGGACACGGAGCTGCCCTGGGCTGAACTGGGACTGAAGCAGAACGAGTTCGACGAGATCGTCAAGGTCCTCGGCCGGCGCCCCAGCGGTGCCGAGCTCGCCATGTATTCCGTGATGTGGAGCGAGCACTGCTCCTACAAGTCCTCCAAGAACCACCTGCGCCAGTTCGGCGAAAAGGTAACCCCGGAGATGAAGAAGGACATGCTGGTGGGCATCGGCGAAAACGCCGGCGTGACCAACCTCGGGGACGGCTGGGCCGTGACCTTCAAGATCGAGTCGCACAACTCGCCGTCGTTCGTTGAGCCTTACCAGGGCGCCGCGACCGGCATCGGCGGCATTGTCCGCGACATTATCTCCATGGGCGCCCGCCCGGTGGCCGTGATGGATCCGCTGCGCTTTGGCGCCATTGACCACCCGGACACGGCACGCGTCATGCATGGCGCCGTTGCCGGCATCGGCGGCTATGGCAACTCGTTGGGCCTGCCGAACATCGGCGGCGAAATGGTGTTCGACTCCGTGTACCAGGGCAATCCGCTGGTGAACGCGCTGGCTGTTGGCGTGATGCGCCACGAGGACATCCGCCTCGCCAACGCGTCCGGCAAGGGCAACAAGGTGGTCCTGTTCGGTGCCCGCACTGGTGGTGACGGCATCGGGGGCGCCTCCGTACTGGCCTCCGAGTCCTTCGACGACACCAAGCCGTCCAAGCGCCCCGCAGTGCAGGTGGGCGACCCGTTCGCCGAGAAGGTCCTCATCGAGTGCTGCCTGGAACTGTTCAAGGGCTCCCTGGTGGAAGGCATCCAGGACCTCGGCGCCGCCGGCATCTCCTGCGCCACCTCCGAGCTGGCTTCCAACGGCGACGGCGGCATGCAGGTTGAGCTGACCTCCGTGCTGCTGCGCGATCCCACGCTGACCCCGGGCGAGATCCTGATGTCCGAGTCGCAGGAACGCATGATGGCCGTTGTCACCCCGGAGAACGTTGCGGCGTTCGAAGCCGTGATGGACAAGTGGGCCGTTGAGTACGCCTGGCTGGGCGAGGTGACCGACACCGGCCGCCTCATCATCACCTGGGAAGGCGAGGTGATCGTCGACGTCGATCCCCGCACTGTGGCACACGACGGTCCGGTGTACGACCGCCCGTTCGCCCGTCCCGAGTGGCAGGACGCCGTGCAGGCAGACACCTTCACCGGCTCCGTGCAGGACGCCGGCCGGCCCTCCGCTCCGGCTGAGCTCGCCAAGGCCGTCACCGAACTGGTGGCATCGCCGAACATGTGCTCCAAGTCCTGGATCACCAACCAGTACGACCGCTATGTGGGCGGCAACACTTCCATGGCCATGCCCGACGATGCAGGCGTGGTCCGCGTGGACGAGGAAACGGGCCTGGGTGTGGCCCTGGCCACTGATGCCAACGGCCGCTACACCTACCTCGACCCCTACCACGGTGCACAGCTTGCCCTGGCCGAGGCCTACCGGAACGTCGCCACCTCCGGCGCCGTTCCCATGGCCGTCAGCGACTGCCTGAACTTCGGCTCACCCGAGGACCCGGACGTTATGTGGCAGCTCGCAGAGGCTATCCGCGGCCTGTCCGACGCCTGCATGGTGCTGGGCATCCCGGTCACCGGCGGCAACGTCTCGCTGTACAACCAGACCGGCACCACGCCGATCCACCCCTCCCCCGTGGTGGCAGTGCTGGGCAAGCTCGACGACGTAGCCCGCCGCACGCCGTCGGGCTGGCGTGAGGACGGCCAGGCCATCTACCTGCTGGGCACCACGGCTGCGGAACTTGACGGTTCCGAGTGGGCCAACATGCGCGGCCACCTGGGCGGCCTGCCTCCCAAGGTCGACCTCGACGCCGAACGCGCCCTGGGTGAGATCCTGATCAACGCATCGCGCGACGGCATGATCGACTCTGCCCACGACCTCTCCGAAGGCGGCCTCGCAGCTGCCCTGGTGGAGTCCTCGCTGCGCTACGGCGTGGGTGCCAGGATCGCGCTGCAGGACGTTCTGGACCGGGACGGCGTGGACCTGTTCACGGCGCTCTTCGCCGAGTCACAGGGCCGTGCCGTTGTAGGTGTTCCCCGTTCCGAGGAAGTCCGCTTCACGGACATGTGCACCGCCCGCGGCTTCGTACACACCCGGATCGGTGTGGTGGACGCGGCCAGCGGAACCCTGGACATCAACGGAGTGCAGAGCCTGTCGCTTGACGCCCTCCGCGAAGCCCACGAAGGTACGCTGCCGAAGTACTTCGGCTGA